The Rhodopirellula islandica genomic interval CCGGAGTCTCAGCCAATGACGCCCTACAAGAAGCACAATTGCCCGGTCACCAAGCGGCTTGCGGAAGACATGTTGATTCGCAACATGCCCCCCCGAACCATCGACGCTTCCACCGATCACGCCAGAAGGTTTGCAGGCTTCATTCAAAAACCGCTCGACGAGGCAACCGTCGAAGACGGTAGAAACTTCCAGCTTTACCTGATCCACGAGAAGAAGATCGGCTATAGCTCATTCAACCAAGCCGCCAGAGCTTGCTAAGCAGGTCGGCAGGAATGATCGGGTAGAACCATGTGAGCCGTTTGGGCGTTAGCCCCGGTTGTGCGTGAAAACCGTGGCTAACGCCAGCGGCTCACATACCCGATGACACCT includes:
- a CDS encoding phage integrase N-terminal SAM-like domain-containing protein → MTPYKKHNCPVTKRLAEDMLIRNMPPRTIDASTDHARRFAGFIQKPLDEATVEDGRNFQLYLIHEKKIGYSSFNQAARAC